The following proteins are co-located in the Candidatus Accumulibacter cognatus genome:
- a CDS encoding slipin family protein, with product MLKRFVVLKSERAALFKEGDFERILSAGRYYFFDPVNRLSVQSWKLDAPMRDITLVDYLLQHQPQTVAEHFVCMELGEDEAGLRYENKILVEVLAPGSRRIFWKGLAEHRLEKVDLQQGYEVGPQLAAHFLQPSLRAHAVSGLAGLLIAQVPAYHVGILRVDGKVQRLMSPGVEVFWRFNREVLVELVDMRLQNMEVSGQEILSSDKVGLRLNLAATWRYTDVLLAHEKLAKPVEHLYRELQFGLRAAVGTRSLDELLENKQIIDEAVSAHVARKLNGFGIEVSSIGVKDIVLPGEMKTILAKVVEAGKLAEANVIRRREETAATRSLLNTAKVMEGNPVALRLKELETLERVAERIDRISVFGGLDQVLSGLVNIKGA from the coding sequence ATGTTGAAGCGTTTCGTCGTGTTGAAGAGTGAACGGGCTGCCTTGTTCAAGGAAGGTGATTTCGAACGCATTCTCAGCGCTGGCCGTTACTACTTCTTCGACCCTGTGAACCGGCTCTCGGTCCAGAGCTGGAAGCTCGACGCTCCCATGCGCGACATCACGCTGGTCGACTACCTGCTTCAGCATCAGCCGCAGACCGTTGCGGAACATTTCGTCTGCATGGAACTGGGTGAGGACGAGGCAGGATTGCGCTATGAGAACAAGATCCTGGTCGAAGTGCTGGCGCCTGGGTCACGACGCATTTTCTGGAAGGGCCTGGCCGAGCATAGACTGGAAAAAGTCGATCTGCAGCAAGGCTATGAAGTCGGACCGCAACTGGCAGCGCACTTCCTGCAGCCGAGCCTGCGGGCGCACGCGGTGAGCGGCCTGGCCGGCCTGCTAATCGCGCAGGTGCCTGCCTACCACGTCGGCATTCTGCGCGTCGACGGCAAGGTGCAGCGATTGATGTCACCCGGCGTCGAGGTATTCTGGCGCTTCAACCGCGAAGTGCTGGTTGAACTCGTCGATATGCGTCTGCAGAACATGGAAGTGTCGGGCCAGGAAATTCTGAGCAGCGACAAGGTCGGCCTGCGCCTCAACCTTGCGGCTACCTGGCGCTATACCGACGTGCTGCTGGCGCACGAAAAGCTGGCAAAGCCAGTCGAACACCTGTATCGAGAACTGCAGTTCGGCTTGCGGGCCGCGGTGGGAACACGATCGCTCGACGAGCTGCTGGAAAACAAGCAGATCATCGACGAAGCAGTCAGCGCGCACGTGGCGCGCAAGCTGAACGGCTTCGGGATCGAGGTGAGCAGCATCGGCGTCAAGGACATCGTTCTGCCCGGCGAAATGAAGACCATTCTTGCCAAGGTGGTCGAAGCCGGAAAGCTGGCTGAGGCGAACGTCATTCGTCGCCGTGAGGAAACCGCGGCAACACGTTCGCTGCTCAATACCGCGAAAGTGATGGAAGGAAACCCGGTCGCGCTGCGTCTGAAGGAGCTGGAAACCCTGGAACGTGTGGCGGAACGAATCGACCGCATTTCGGTGTTTGGTGGCCTGGATCAGGTGTTGAGCGGACTGGTGAACATCAAGGGCGCGTGA
- a CDS encoding bacteriohemerythrin — protein MYHAKTQGRNNFQFFTERINAQALEKMMVENALRQAIPGDLLLHYQPQLCLVSRSVHGAEALVRWAHPELGIISPARFIPIAEEAGLICTLGEWVLQEACRVMRSTGINMSVNLSPLQLTQSDIVAKVTEALDGMAGYRLTLEITESAFINDFAATKATLMALKKIGVNLALDDFGTGYSSLSYLYQLPFDYLKIDQSFIRDQNNIPIVLAIIEMANKLDIMTVAEGVETLEQMAFLEANGCDVIQGYHFSRPLPLAALTDFAENPPYEVASKPRIKKPLAEASNPLLAWSFTYETGDTSIDAQHQELIRILNRFDASTHSGDKKSETRKVMKALIEYVRSHFSFEEDLMHEHAYPDRGEHQAQHLQLADVLSSYDLQLKANPQIDLRQLVISLHAWLVQHIHSSDRKLGKFLKKRGVSAIQGP, from the coding sequence ATGTATCATGCCAAGACTCAGGGACGGAACAATTTCCAGTTCTTCACGGAACGGATCAACGCGCAGGCACTGGAAAAAATGATGGTCGAAAACGCTCTGCGCCAGGCCATCCCCGGTGATCTGTTGCTGCATTATCAGCCGCAGCTCTGCCTGGTCAGCCGGAGCGTACACGGCGCCGAGGCGCTGGTGCGATGGGCGCACCCGGAACTGGGAATCATCAGTCCGGCGCGCTTCATTCCCATCGCCGAAGAGGCTGGCCTGATCTGCACGCTCGGCGAGTGGGTCCTGCAGGAAGCCTGTCGCGTCATGCGCAGTACCGGCATCAACATGTCCGTCAACCTGTCGCCGTTGCAACTCACCCAGAGCGACATCGTGGCGAAGGTGACCGAAGCGCTTGACGGCATGGCCGGTTACCGCCTGACCCTGGAAATCACGGAAAGCGCCTTCATCAACGACTTTGCGGCGACCAAGGCCACGCTCATGGCCCTGAAGAAGATCGGTGTCAATCTCGCCCTGGACGATTTCGGCACCGGCTACTCGTCCCTGTCCTACCTGTACCAACTGCCTTTCGATTACCTGAAGATCGACCAGTCGTTCATCCGGGATCAAAACAACATTCCCATCGTGCTGGCGATCATCGAGATGGCCAACAAGCTTGACATCATGACCGTTGCCGAGGGGGTGGAAACCCTGGAACAGATGGCCTTCCTCGAAGCCAACGGTTGTGATGTCATCCAGGGCTACCATTTCTCGCGTCCGCTACCGCTGGCGGCCTTGACCGACTTTGCGGAAAACCCGCCTTACGAAGTCGCATCGAAGCCACGCATCAAGAAACCGCTCGCGGAGGCCAGCAACCCCTTGCTGGCGTGGTCATTCACCTACGAGACGGGGGACACCTCGATCGATGCTCAGCACCAGGAACTGATCCGCATCCTCAACCGATTTGACGCCAGCACGCATTCGGGCGACAAGAAGAGCGAAACGAGAAAGGTGATGAAGGCGCTGATCGAGTATGTGCGCAGCCACTTTTCATTCGAGGAGGACCTCATGCACGAACACGCTTATCCGGACAGAGGGGAGCACCAGGCGCAGCACCTGCAACTGGCCGACGTACTGTCGAGCTACGACCTGCAACTGAAGGCCAACCCGCAGATCGACCTGCGACAGTTGGTGATATCGCTGCATGCCTGGCTGGTGCAGCACATCCATTCCAGCGACCGAAAACTTGGAAAATTCCTGAAGAAACGCGGCGTGTCGGCGATACAGGGGCCGTAG
- a CDS encoding zinc-ribbon domain containing protein, translated as MKSGKQRKLEIKSARLRRTTRIQSSPSPLSVDVYSSGIVWCDTTRLARRISYGAPAFIERGYYVDIAFRCRDCGVECVWTATQQKWWYEVAQGNVETTAVRCRPCRIKERERKSQARRMQQEGLQKKQAADDQ; from the coding sequence ATGAAAAGTGGAAAACAGCGCAAGCTGGAAATCAAGAGTGCCCGGTTACGGCGTACGACGCGCATTCAGAGCAGCCCCTCGCCACTGTCGGTTGACGTCTACTCTTCGGGCATCGTGTGGTGTGATACGACCCGCCTGGCTCGCCGCATCAGCTACGGGGCGCCTGCGTTCATCGAACGCGGTTATTACGTGGACATTGCTTTCCGGTGCAGGGATTGCGGCGTCGAGTGCGTCTGGACCGCAACGCAGCAAAAGTGGTGGTACGAAGTTGCCCAGGGCAATGTTGAAACGACCGCGGTACGATGCAGGCCTTGTCGTATCAAGGAACGCGAACGCAAGTCACAGGCCCGCCGTATGCAACAGGAAGGCCTGCAGAAGAAGCAGGCCGCCGACGATCAGTGA
- a CDS encoding sigma 54-interacting transcriptional regulator, whose amino-acid sequence MKRSVVIGFLGTQLDYGGKGSARWEKWRPTVALCQQEELIVHRLELLHDARSRGLAESVQADIQSISPETEVCRVEIELRDPWDFEEVYTTLHDFARAYPFDPENEDYLLHITTGTHVAQICWFLLAEARYLPARLLQTSPARKKEVANTAGSYEIIDLDLSRYNKIAQRFQRERADTVSFLKSGIATRNASFNRMIEQIERVAGRSKSPMLLIGPTGAGKSFLARRVYELKRQKQRLAGRFIEVNCATLRGDSAMSSLFGHVKGAFTGAQNERPGLLRAADGGLLFLDEIGELGLDEQAMLLKAIEEKRFFPFGGDQEVTSDFQLIAGTHRDLRHWVAEGHFREDLYARINLWTFDLPGLAQRPEDIEPNLDYELERYARDHDQLVRFNVEARRRYLAFASSADAVWSGNFRELSASVTRMATLAEAGRITEALVIEEIERLGHSWVSRRPADAVAAILGEQAEQLDLFDRCQLNAVIAVCRQAASLSDAGRQLFAVSRLDKKTANDADRLRKYLSRFGLDWTAVNHQ is encoded by the coding sequence ATGAAGAGGAGCGTCGTCATCGGTTTTCTCGGTACGCAACTCGATTACGGTGGCAAGGGTAGCGCACGATGGGAGAAGTGGCGGCCGACGGTCGCCCTCTGCCAGCAGGAGGAGCTGATCGTTCATCGTCTGGAGTTGCTGCATGATGCACGCAGCCGCGGGCTGGCCGAGAGTGTGCAGGCGGACATCCAGTCGATATCGCCCGAAACCGAAGTCTGCCGCGTCGAGATCGAGCTGCGCGACCCCTGGGATTTCGAGGAAGTCTACACGACGCTGCACGACTTCGCGCGCGCTTACCCGTTCGACCCCGAGAACGAGGATTACCTGCTGCACATCACGACAGGAACCCATGTCGCACAGATCTGCTGGTTCCTGCTGGCCGAAGCGCGCTATTTGCCGGCCCGACTCCTGCAGACCTCACCGGCACGCAAGAAGGAGGTGGCGAATACTGCCGGAAGCTACGAGATCATCGATCTGGACCTGTCGCGCTACAACAAGATTGCGCAGCGCTTTCAGCGCGAGCGCGCCGACACGGTGAGCTTCCTGAAATCCGGGATTGCCACGCGCAACGCCAGTTTCAACCGCATGATCGAGCAGATCGAACGGGTAGCGGGGCGCTCGAAGTCGCCAATGCTGCTGATCGGCCCCACCGGTGCGGGCAAATCGTTTCTCGCCCGCCGGGTGTACGAACTCAAGCGACAGAAGCAGCGTCTGGCCGGACGTTTCATCGAGGTGAACTGCGCGACCTTGCGCGGCGATTCGGCCATGTCCAGCCTTTTCGGCCACGTCAAGGGAGCCTTCACGGGGGCGCAAAATGAACGCCCCGGGCTCCTTCGAGCGGCCGATGGCGGATTGCTGTTTCTAGACGAAATCGGCGAACTCGGACTGGACGAGCAGGCAATGCTACTCAAGGCGATCGAGGAAAAGCGCTTCTTCCCCTTCGGTGGCGACCAGGAAGTAACGAGCGACTTCCAGCTCATCGCCGGCACCCATCGCGACCTGCGCCATTGGGTTGCCGAGGGGCATTTCCGCGAAGACCTGTATGCGCGCATCAACCTGTGGACCTTCGACCTGCCCGGCCTGGCTCAACGGCCCGAGGACATCGAGCCCAATCTCGATTACGAGCTGGAACGTTATGCGCGTGACCATGATCAGCTCGTGCGCTTCAACGTCGAAGCCCGCCGCCGCTATCTGGCCTTTGCCAGCTCGGCGGACGCTGTCTGGAGCGGCAATTTCCGTGAACTCTCGGCATCGGTCACGCGCATGGCGACTCTGGCCGAAGCGGGACGGATCACCGAGGCGCTGGTTATCGAGGAGATCGAGCGGCTTGGCCACAGCTGGGTCAGCCGCCGGCCGGCCGATGCGGTCGCTGCTATCCTGGGCGAACAGGCCGAGCAACTCGACCTCTTCGATCGCTGCCAGCTTAACGCGGTGATCGCTGTTTGCCGGCAAGCGGCAAGCCTTTCGGATGCCGGTCGACAGCTTTTCGCCGTATCCCGCTTGGACAAGAAAACGGCCAACGACGCTGACCGGCTGCGCAAATACCTGTCACGCTTCGGCCTCGACTGGACGGCCGTAAATCACCAATGA
- a CDS encoding RNA 3'-terminal phosphate cyclase, whose product MIELDGSHGEGGGQILRTALTLSMITGIPFRIERIRARRSKPGLLRQHLTAVNAAAQICGAQVQGAAPGSQALSFVPGKIRGDDYRFAIGTAGSCTLVLQTLLPALWFADAPSTLRISGGTHNPAAPPLDFLSRSWLPLLLRMGVEMAIELLRHGFYPAGGGELYARVCPVSALQSFELLERGELRAARATAIVAGVPVEVAKRELAELDLQLGGVLGELQQELRALPSREGPGNALLVELQYREITELFTAFGEKGLPAEVVANRVAKLARHFHDSTAVVGEHLADQLVLPLALAGAGSFTTVRVSSHLQTNVEVIGKFLPVEFVLTETAGAHRISLL is encoded by the coding sequence ATGATTGAACTCGACGGATCGCACGGAGAAGGCGGCGGGCAAATTCTGCGTACCGCACTGACCTTGTCGATGATTACCGGAATACCGTTTCGCATCGAGCGAATTCGTGCAAGGCGCAGCAAGCCTGGCTTGTTGCGGCAGCATCTGACGGCGGTGAATGCCGCCGCGCAGATCTGCGGCGCACAGGTACAGGGGGCGGCACCGGGTTCACAAGCCCTGAGCTTTGTCCCTGGCAAGATTCGCGGTGACGACTACCGCTTTGCCATTGGCACGGCCGGTAGCTGCACCTTGGTACTGCAGACCTTGTTGCCGGCGCTGTGGTTCGCCGATGCACCGAGCACGCTGCGGATCAGCGGCGGAACCCACAATCCAGCGGCACCGCCACTCGATTTTCTGAGCCGTAGCTGGCTGCCGCTGCTCCTGCGCATGGGTGTGGAGATGGCCATCGAGCTGCTACGCCACGGCTTTTATCCGGCAGGCGGCGGTGAGCTGTACGCCAGGGTATGTCCGGTCTCGGCCCTGCAGTCCTTCGAGTTGCTGGAGCGTGGCGAGCTGCGCGCAGCGCGGGCGACGGCCATCGTCGCGGGGGTGCCCGTTGAGGTGGCCAAACGCGAGCTGGCGGAACTGGACTTGCAGCTCGGCGGGGTGCTGGGGGAATTGCAGCAGGAACTGCGTGCCCTGCCTTCGCGCGAGGGGCCAGGAAATGCTTTACTGGTTGAGCTGCAATACAGAGAAATCACCGAACTGTTCACTGCCTTTGGCGAAAAGGGTTTGCCGGCTGAAGTGGTGGCCAACCGTGTGGCGAAGCTCGCCCGGCATTTTCATGACAGCACTGCAGTGGTGGGCGAGCATCTGGCAGATCAGCTGGTCCTGCCGCTGGCACTCGCCGGTGCCGGGTCCTTCACCACGGTGAGGGTGTCTTCGCATCTGCAGACCAATGTGGAAGTGATCGGCAAGTTCCTGCCTGTCGAGTTTGTGCTCACCGAAACGGCAGGCGCGCACAGAATCTCGCTGCTTTGA
- a CDS encoding diguanylate cyclase encodes MSKIEQLRISGQLPSPKGVALAIMEICRREDATIDEVARVVQGDPALSSRLLRLANASSAGTRPLVSVRETVMRLGMTTVRQLAMGFSLVDQYLQGQCAAFDYPAFWSHSLFMAVASQELGRMVRLASPDELFACGLLAQIGRLALATLYPADYATVLAEQSHGAVLLELERRRLGADHTEFTTAILADCGIPKALAEPVYYHEFPQTSGFSEGSRPDQLTHLFFQARRMADLGRSPESERHGNIVELMLLGGKAGLDVTAMGEVFDRVVHQWQAWTDLLKVPTAQLPAFSAMANAPVPRPEQESKTEHSRKRVLLVEDDPTTLMMTEGLLSHLLGCRVHTAENGEDGLALALEVMPQIVITDWHMPVMDGVEFCRALRATEWGQSMYVIMLTGEENESKIIEAFEAGVDDYVTKPVHVRALSARMRAALHYVKLLEAWEKDRTQLKQFTAELAISNRRLEHAAMTDPLTELPNRRAGMELLSRFWSASQRTGQPVAALMIDVDFFKSINDRYGHAMGDRVLREVAKAIQSAARKDDSVSRIGGEEFLVVCHDADPRAALLAAERLRRMVKAMQIHIAGTEIKISVSIGVANRENGMDNEDDLLRAADKALYAAKKAGRDRVCLFANGKSLCTACTNGQRQA; translated from the coding sequence ATGAGCAAGATCGAACAATTGCGGATCAGCGGCCAACTTCCCAGCCCGAAAGGGGTGGCGTTGGCGATCATGGAGATCTGTAGGCGCGAGGATGCGACTATTGACGAGGTGGCCCGGGTAGTTCAGGGCGACCCTGCGCTCTCCAGCCGCCTGTTGCGTCTCGCCAATGCTTCATCGGCTGGTACTCGGCCCTTGGTCTCGGTCAGGGAAACCGTGATGCGCCTGGGCATGACGACCGTCCGCCAACTGGCCATGGGCTTTTCTCTGGTCGACCAGTATCTGCAGGGACAGTGCGCCGCCTTTGATTATCCGGCTTTCTGGTCCCACTCCCTGTTCATGGCGGTGGCCAGCCAGGAGTTGGGCCGGATGGTACGGCTTGCTTCACCTGACGAACTGTTTGCCTGTGGTCTGTTGGCGCAGATCGGCCGTCTGGCGCTGGCCACCCTCTACCCCGCCGACTATGCGACGGTACTGGCCGAGCAGAGCCATGGTGCAGTACTCCTGGAACTGGAGCGCAGGCGTCTTGGAGCAGATCACACCGAATTCACTACCGCCATCCTCGCTGATTGCGGCATTCCTAAAGCCCTTGCCGAGCCTGTCTATTACCACGAGTTTCCGCAGACCTCCGGCTTTTCCGAGGGTTCCCGGCCTGATCAGTTGACCCATCTGTTCTTCCAGGCACGACGAATGGCGGACCTCGGTCGCTCACCCGAGTCGGAGCGCCATGGCAACATTGTCGAGCTGATGCTGCTGGGTGGCAAGGCCGGTCTGGATGTGACGGCCATGGGCGAAGTATTCGACCGTGTGGTTCACCAGTGGCAAGCATGGACCGATCTGCTGAAGGTGCCTACCGCCCAGCTCCCTGCGTTTAGCGCCATGGCCAATGCTCCGGTTCCCCGCCCGGAGCAGGAATCAAAGACGGAGCACAGCCGTAAGCGGGTCTTGCTGGTAGAGGACGACCCCACGACCCTGATGATGACGGAGGGTTTGCTGAGCCACCTTCTCGGTTGCCGGGTCCACACCGCCGAAAATGGCGAGGATGGTCTGGCCCTGGCTCTGGAAGTCATGCCCCAGATCGTCATCACCGACTGGCACATGCCGGTCATGGACGGGGTCGAGTTCTGCCGCGCCCTGCGTGCCACCGAATGGGGACAGTCCATGTATGTGATCATGCTGACCGGCGAAGAGAACGAAAGCAAGATCATCGAGGCTTTCGAAGCGGGGGTCGACGATTACGTGACCAAACCGGTGCATGTCCGAGCCTTGAGCGCCCGAATGAGGGCGGCCCTGCATTACGTGAAGCTGCTCGAGGCCTGGGAGAAGGATCGGACACAGCTCAAGCAGTTTACGGCAGAGCTGGCGATCAGTAACCGGCGGCTGGAACATGCCGCGATGACCGACCCGCTGACCGAGCTACCCAATCGAAGGGCCGGCATGGAGTTGCTGAGCCGCTTCTGGAGTGCCTCCCAGCGCACGGGCCAACCGGTGGCAGCCCTCATGATCGATGTTGATTTCTTCAAGTCCATCAATGACCGATATGGTCACGCGATGGGTGATCGGGTCTTGCGGGAGGTGGCCAAGGCCATCCAGTCTGCAGCCCGCAAGGACGATAGTGTCAGCCGGATCGGCGGGGAGGAGTTCCTGGTGGTCTGTCACGATGCCGACCCCCGAGCGGCCCTGCTGGCTGCCGAGCGTCTACGGCGGATGGTCAAGGCGATGCAGATCCACATCGCTGGTACGGAGATCAAGATCTCGGTGAGCATCGGCGTAGCCAACCGGGAGAACGGCATGGACAATGAGGATGACCTGCTCCGGGCTGCAGACAAAGCCCTCTACGCCGCCAAGAAAGCCGGTCGGGACCGGGTTTGCCTGTTCGCCAACGGCAAGTCTCTCTGCACCGCCTGCACCAATGGTCAGCGCCAGGCGTGA
- a CDS encoding diguanylate cyclase — protein MNSSILNALSLPAFMVDTRHVVVAWNGPCELLTGIAAADVLGTNDHWKGFYDEPRPCLADLVLDNLLADASRFYSLHERTEFASDGYKAEGWFDDLKGKRRYLTFEAKPLFSGDKIIGAIEVLQDITRHKEAEEQLKLSASVFENASEGIVITSQDNLIISANRALEGLTGFRTDEMLGRNPRLFASQCHPRSFFQKMWQTLHEIGHWQGDIWNRKKTGEEYLVHANISIVRTGESVTNYIGLMNDITEASRTMARIEHMAHHDFLTGLPNRSLVEDRIRQAIGRAERNRSRLAVMFIDLDKFKGVNDTLGHEVGDLLLQEVARRIQNCLRATDTVSRQGGDEFVLLLEDFND, from the coding sequence ATGAATAGCAGCATACTGAATGCCCTGAGTCTGCCCGCATTCATGGTCGACACCCGGCATGTGGTGGTGGCCTGGAATGGTCCGTGCGAGTTGTTGACCGGCATCGCCGCCGCCGATGTCCTGGGCACCAACGATCACTGGAAGGGCTTCTACGATGAGCCCAGACCCTGCCTGGCCGACCTGGTACTGGACAACCTGCTGGCGGACGCTTCGCGCTTCTACAGTCTGCATGAGAGAACGGAATTTGCCAGTGATGGCTACAAGGCGGAAGGCTGGTTCGACGACCTCAAGGGCAAGCGACGTTACCTGACCTTCGAGGCAAAACCGCTGTTCAGCGGCGACAAGATCATTGGTGCGATCGAGGTACTCCAGGACATCACCCGTCACAAGGAGGCCGAGGAGCAATTGAAACTGTCCGCCAGTGTTTTCGAGAACGCCTCGGAAGGGATCGTGATCACCAGTCAGGACAACCTCATCATCTCTGCCAACAGGGCGCTGGAAGGGCTGACAGGCTTTCGCACCGATGAAATGCTCGGCAGGAATCCCAGGCTGTTTGCTTCCCAGTGCCATCCGCGCAGCTTCTTTCAGAAGATGTGGCAAACCCTGCACGAAATCGGCCATTGGCAGGGCGACATATGGAACAGGAAGAAGACCGGCGAAGAGTATCTGGTCCACGCCAACATCAGTATCGTCCGGACGGGCGAATCGGTGACCAACTACATCGGCCTGATGAACGACATCACCGAAGCCAGCCGGACGATGGCAAGAATCGAACACATGGCGCATCACGACTTCCTGACCGGGTTGCCCAACCGCAGCCTGGTGGAAGACCGGATCAGACAGGCGATCGGGCGCGCGGAGCGGAACCGCTCCAGGCTCGCGGTGATGTTCATCGACCTCGACAAGTTCAAGGGGGTTAACGACACCCTCGGCCACGAGGTGGGAGACCTGCTCCTGCAGGAAGTGGCGCGTCGCATCCAGAACTGCCTGCGCGCCACGGACACCGTCTCGCGGCAGGGCGGCGACGAGTTCGTGCTGCTGCTCGAGGATTTCAACGACTAG
- a CDS encoding RtcB family protein: MDYQLLEVENGKPIKMWTQDVPVEDEARKQLIDTARMPFIYRHLAVMPDVHLGKGSTIGSVIPTQGAIIPAAVGVDIGCGMMAACTTLLATDLPDNLLALRTAIERAVPHGRTMGRGRRDEGSWDTPPASVDAMWAGLIEGFTRITDRHPCLKNTNNHKHLGTLGTGNHFIEVCLDEADRVWFMLHSGSRGVGNAIGSHFIKLAQKDMQQHISHLPNRDLAYFEEGSQHFNEYVEAVGWAQDFARRNRLLMMQNVIAATRGVIAKPFGASVEAVNCHHNYVQRETHFGAEVLVTRKGAVSAQKGELGIIPGSMGAKSFIVRGLGNKESFCSCSHGAGRTMSRNEARRRFTVADQERATAHVECRKDADVIDEIPMAYKDIDAVMHAQRELVEVVHTLRQVVCVKG, from the coding sequence ATGGACTATCAACTCCTCGAAGTCGAAAACGGCAAACCGATCAAGATGTGGACGCAAGACGTTCCGGTTGAGGACGAAGCCCGCAAGCAGTTGATCGACACCGCCAGAATGCCCTTCATCTATCGGCACCTGGCGGTGATGCCAGATGTACACCTGGGCAAGGGTTCGACGATCGGCAGCGTCATCCCGACGCAGGGTGCGATCATCCCGGCTGCCGTCGGTGTCGATATCGGCTGCGGCATGATGGCCGCGTGCACGACGCTGCTGGCGACCGATTTGCCGGACAATCTGCTGGCGCTGCGTACGGCCATTGAGCGCGCCGTGCCGCACGGGCGAACGATGGGCCGGGGCCGGCGCGACGAAGGGTCATGGGATACGCCACCGGCAAGTGTCGATGCCATGTGGGCTGGTTTGATCGAAGGCTTTACACGCATCACCGACCGGCATCCTTGTCTCAAGAACACCAACAACCACAAGCACCTCGGCACGCTTGGTACCGGCAACCACTTCATCGAAGTCTGTCTCGACGAAGCGGATCGCGTCTGGTTCATGCTGCATTCCGGTTCGCGCGGCGTCGGTAATGCCATCGGTAGCCACTTCATCAAACTGGCACAGAAGGATATGCAGCAGCACATCTCCCATCTGCCGAATCGTGACCTCGCCTATTTTGAGGAGGGAAGCCAGCACTTCAACGAATACGTCGAAGCTGTCGGCTGGGCGCAGGATTTTGCGCGGCGAAATCGTCTGCTGATGATGCAGAACGTCATTGCGGCTACGCGTGGCGTGATTGCCAAACCGTTTGGCGCCAGCGTCGAGGCCGTAAACTGCCACCACAACTACGTCCAGCGCGAGACTCACTTTGGTGCGGAAGTATTGGTCACCCGCAAGGGGGCGGTCTCGGCACAGAAAGGCGAACTCGGCATCATTCCGGGTTCGATGGGCGCCAAGAGTTTCATCGTGCGCGGCCTGGGCAACAAGGAATCGTTTTGCTCCTGCAGTCACGGCGCCGGACGAACAATGAGCCGGAACGAAGCCCGACGCCGCTTCACCGTTGCCGACCAGGAGCGCGCCACCGCCCACGTCGAGTGCCGGAAGGATGCCGATGTGATCGATGAAATCCCGATGGCCTACAAGGATATCGATGCGGTGATGCACGCGCAGCGCGAACTCGTGGAGGTGGTACATACTCTGCGCCAGGTGGTGTGCGTCAAGGGTTGA